The following DNA comes from Hordeum vulgare subsp. vulgare chromosome 3H, MorexV3_pseudomolecules_assembly, whole genome shotgun sequence.
aatagaataatgatggggaaggaagacaaaaggaagtgtgaaaggctcacatcaatgaggacaatcataggtgaGATAAATCCAAATGATAGGtatgatgcgaggagtagggattgccatgcaacagatgcacatatgagctatggtaagctctccaatggaactagtgggggtgcatccaacttgcttgctcatgaagacctagagatcatttgaggaggctcgtcattggaatatacaagccaagttctatagtgtaaaggtccccacatagttatgcatgaatgataatctccatggagcacaaatataacaatggagtacgagtgtggatctttcaaaaggaatagtagtgttgctcccttctcttttttttcttctttttttatttttttattttccgtgtcctctttggctctttctatttagacctcatttgtcctctttgggatcttttcattttgtcctatttgggatcttttcctcacttaagggaaacactctatttttttacaagaatagaaagaaaaatcttcacactttataagaagtactcaagatAAAGAACAatgaaactatcatgatgtatgcaaatgtatgcctctgctagtgtagcaggatatgcaatgatactagcgcgtcatgtagcaataataataagggcaaagcccaactaaCAAGCGGCTCCTCgaccaagcaaaagcatgtatgacatgaagatcaagtcatgagatggtggatgttgcatggcaatgtatctcggaaaggccatGGAAATGccgtaataggtaggtatggtgattgttttgaggaaggatatagtgAGGCTTATttttgacagagcgtatcatgtcaagggtttggatgcaccgatgaagtttgcaccaactctcaagatgagaaagggcaatgcacggtaccgaagaggctagaaaaatatggatggtggaagtgccaataattgaatactcacattagtcctaaGAACTCATGCacctattatcggtaactctctgtctagtcaggaaattcacaaagagacaagcacccaaaggaggagtgtttggttatccttgcgcatccttgacccatggtaacgtgagggtactctatatattccaacacctccagaggttagcgatccatttaATAGCTAgatttctcaactaattttttagtttttgaaaaacacatggatttcccaaaatacgacacctatcactaataggctcaagctttcggcaccaatagtccaaacattactcaaatctatacctcaaaactattgcaagttactactatgcttaaatagcaacctcaattacctactcatgcaagatacacaactcagtgcaacaggccaactctctaaacaagatagttcaagagagtttcaaaatcaacctaaataaataaatagcgcttaaaagataagcatgaaaactaagagctaagcatgtcaACACCTATGGAAAGAtatagaacacacaaaaaggataaacaTGAAAACTCATGTTGTGTTCTATGTTGGAGTGAAGCGTGCTTATCTCCCAAGCAAAGGAGGCTAGCATCCAACTTGTtacgaacaacaagaaaaactaaaacaaactaaaaagtaaagagagaGACGCTCCAAccttagcacataacatatgaagtgataaaaatatagcatggagaaggacgaactaatgattgttgatggagaaggggatgcacgagggcatccccaagattagatgcttgagtctccttgaaaatttcttggggtgcatgggagcatccccaagcttgagcgcttgacactcctcgatcttctttcatcatcttccatcgcatacctgAAAACTCGCTTCATAcgcaactcatcataagctgattagagtggttagttcccttaataaaataattaaatatCTACTGGAAATAATATTTTCAGGAAGATTTtctatttctcaagattgccaaaaggtttttgcaaagaaaaaggaagcttaagctttgcaaaacaatgaaaacgcaaagcagggcagaatctgggaaaaacacaCAAGCATGTAATAAATAATTTTATCCATAGCCCCCCAACCCCCTTGTATATCCTAACCTCTACTTGTACATATAACTCTTggatatgggaataaaagaaaaaaggttgtggggtgttttccctacagtagccggtcaaaaaaataattttttcgaggcacttctgcaactcaaataaaaaacctcAGAACTGACgtgagaaatacaattatatagaacaTATTGTCaacaaaaaattcagatcaaaaagatgatctggtcatTCTAGGCAAATTTTTCTATcacgcagacagaatctgtttctagacAACATGTCACATTTTTtgcactttcttgcaatcggaggctaaaacttggcacaagtgtaacgaccaaacctcgaaggatttgagtcttttTGCTTTACTGTGCTAATCCCTGGATCGATTCACTAGCGCACACAatatagatgaataccagaataACAAGCGCATCgtttattacaacgtatgatccaaaATTCATAatgtatagcaatctgtatagcacctagctagctttattctatcagacagcggaaaagtagcagaataataacgatgagtcccatcatagcccactgtcgatgttgagtgaagactcacgaccctaacggtaccttactcctcgtctgaacatcctgcaacatgatacattgcagccatataggtcaatactttgaatgtattgacaAGTTATACAGGAATAATAATAAGCAGACCTACATGtacatgcatagtataacaaaagaaggctgatggttattttgcagaaagctgattttatcctcatagctacctaatagtcaagtttttatTTGTTTACTACaattaactcacatatggttgaattggcatctccaactccaacctattacctttattaagtttcccaccaaattTTATTACGTGTCTCATCTGTCAAgaccatccaacaactgtaatggcctagctgctcaaaattgtccataacaggggacacgactaatcatgattagtttgtacactctgcagaggttagtacgctctacccactggacccaacccgaagattgagaggaAATctgtcagaagcagtcacctagtcccacaggaggcccatcccaactATCAtaactacatctgctagcacatcCGCGTAAGGTTTCCACaattgatcaactaagccagagcccatatagccagtggtcgcacaaggaagctactagtcactaagtttgtttgatctttttgaacctgagcggcattccacttacattcagagggttgaaacaattatgttcttgaaaccacccagcaataccatatccgccccaagatgtattatatccttaattactattcaatttattttgtagtaatcctcacataaactcagtgaatacatgaaccaatccccgtctacatagcatagcaaatacaaataccacgatcttcaatgacgaggggatatagctcaatagcatagcataataataatattcctatacatgcataaatttatagtgtgatataatactacatggatagaaaaataataggtgaaTGATGATCaatatgtaacttgccttgattctggttcaaaaagtcacactcctgacaataattTGCGTCGTACTCCACGCAATCtgtacgttgcaaacaatcacaacaatcaatcaccacattcacataacaccaaataaaaccaacgACAAGAAAACAACTTTTAAAAAACCAAAACAAAAATAGCATGGTAGCAGgtgtaaaatcatctacatgctgattcgATCATAACGCAAAAATAGTTTGGATGATCGGTttacaaaatatggcctccgataGGTTTAATCTAAATCTGGTCGAACTCAAAAATTAATATTGTTAAACCTGAAAACTATTTGTTCTATCAtgctctactcatcaatacgagatcacatgaaaaagaatttcctgattcagagttacgagtaaaaaggtaAACACGTTTGAAAATTATACCGAAAATCAGACCAACCTTAAAACAGaccaaaaacagatttaattcgtCATGTAGCAGTTCATCAGATTCGTTGAATCGgatcgtgcgttctcaccacgaacagcgggggaaAACAGAAcggtctcggtgtggctcctctaGTGGTGCTTCTCCGGTGACTGTCAGACGAACTCCGGCGACGTACGCAAACTCCGGTGaacggctccgcgaactccggcGAACGGGCGGACGAACTCCAGCGAGATAGTGGTGTCAGGCGAACGATGGGGTGGTAGATTGAATCGGGGCAGGGAAAAATGAAACGAGCCAGGGTCTCGGGCTCCTGGTGCCTTTTTCTGCTCGCGGTAGTTGTCCAGGGCGCACACGAAATGGTGTCACTCTCGGGATAGGAGATCCCTGGCGAGGCGAAGCTAGCCTGGGGCTCGGGCCACTTGGCGCTGCGAATCGCTGGCGTTGACCGAGGCGAGGTGGGACTCGGTCGCTGGCTAGATGTTTTTTTTAACAAAACAGATTCGAAAAAATactaaataataaataaatatatatttatattttctagttaaataaaatatcagaaaataatactaatctatacctaataataaagcggctattgtttctgtcggaaaacccaccacgtcatttttataaaaaaaaaccctgtaatttttgttattcaactcgCGCTTCAATTTCTCattatggtggaattaacaatggacggattgatttttcaacaaaataggataggactaactacattagttagttagtttattattttaataaatcaaaataattataaaaagattaaaagcgtgtggtatttttttctcccgttgcaacgcacgggctattttgctagtaatatatatatatatataccatgtGGTACATGAAGAGCGGGAATACGTACTCCCTAGAGTACATAGccattttcctatatatatatttttttttatatatatattctctctctatatatatgggCCTATTTTTCAACTTTGTCCTAGGGCCCCGCAAAAAATAGAGCTGGTCCTGAGTATACTCCTGAATTCTGGAAAAGCACACGTAGAATAGAAATTACGAAAAAGTCCAAAACAAACCTTGAAGTTATAGACGAAAGCTAAATCAAACCCTGAACTTTGAATCCCTGAAATTGGCACTCCGAACTTGTAATCCCGGTCCATTTTAAACCCTAGGTCCGTTTGGCACACCGGGATTCTGGCAATACCACAATCCCGACCAGGATAACCTCATAGACTCCTACTCTCATAGACAGAAATTGGACAGGCCCACTAACAAAAAAAATTACGAAGTTTAAAAAAGTTCGCgcattttaaaaattgttcagaagttaaaaatatttatattttctaTTTTTGTCATAAATTCTATGtcttttttgtttcaaaaaaatgtttgtttTTTTTAATTCTATTCGTATTTTTAGTTCTATTTGTATTGGTCCAACATGTATTTATAAATTTGTAGGAGCATAATACTAGCCCCAAACATTCAACGTTTATTGTTATTTAtacctcaaatatatatatatatatcaattttataaaaaaattattGTTATTTATAAAATATTAAATATTTATTTAGAAAAATATTACCATGTATTTTTTTGTAAGATGTACTTTTAAAATGTATATAATGTGTTGAAAAATATTGGAAGTTTATCAAAAAATATACATATGTATGTTAAAAATACATTGGATACTAAAAAAATACACATGTggaaaagcaaaaagaaaatgaaaaaaaaatccagAGCAGAGGGTGCGCGCATGCGCAACTGCGCTAACGGGCACGGCCCAATTCAACAAATCCCCGCTAAGTTCTGTCAAGGTTTAAAATAGACCGGGATCAATAAGTTCGGTGTGCCGATTTCAGTGATTTGAAGTTTAGGGTTTGGTTAATGTTTCGTCTACAACTTTAAGGTTTATTTTGGACTTTTTTCTAGAAATTACATAATGGCTGGCCGTGATCGTGCTCACCGATCGACCAGAGAAGAGAAATCCTGGATTCTGGAGTCCCTCTCCGTGACCGTGTGACTGACGACCACATTTGTGTTGTGCTGCTCTCTCATTGTCGGCATGCTATCTCGTACTGCAGACGTCCCATTGGCCCTGGAtttttaggccctgtttgtttcaaaagtcccgggactttttttagtcccaacttaaaagtccctagtccctacccgtttgtttccagggactaaagagggactaaaggtcattaaatgacatgtaaaaagacTATGTTGTCCTTGGGGAGCAGCTTCCCCGCCCTTCGTTCCGCTTCACCGCCCCCGCGCCTCCGCCGCCCAGCACCTGCAGGGCCTCCCGTTTCGTCAAGGAGAGGAAGGGGTCGGGtcaaggaagggagagagagaccgGCGGCGCACACGCACCTGGGAGACGCGGGACCGCAGGTCGGAGAGGAGGccgccgacggcggcggcgttgCGCGCGTagacgtcggaggaggaggaggccgccgcCGAGGAGCGGTAGGCTGCGGCGGCGCGGGCGCTGCCTGGGCAGAGCCGAGggaactggcggcggcggctggtgggggcgcgagggaactggcggcggcggcggcggcggctggtgggGGCGTGAGggaactggcggcggcggctggtgggggcgcgagggaactggcggcggcggcggcggcggcgggcgaggtGGGAGACGCGAGCGGGAGGGCGATGCGATGCGGGGGCAGGGTaggaaaaagtcccaaaaagtccctcccatAGGTACTTTTCCAAATAATCCCAAACAGTccattttagtccctaaaagtcccttctgtttgtttcacatgggactttttaagacttttttttagtccctacaataAAAAAAAAGTCcgtggaaacaaacacccccttatACGCCACACGGAATCTCGTCGTCGTCAGACGACTGAGCACTACAAAACGAAATATAGCTGACAAGGGCCACACCGCCGGAGCCGACCAGTCACCAACCAGGCACATCCGAGCCGGCAAACACCAGCTTGCCATTCGCGCCACGACCACGACCCCTCTCGCCATGGATCCCGGGACGGAGCACGCGGGCACGGCGGCGTGGCGCTCCCGCGCGGTGTGCGGCACGGAGTACAGCTGGTGCCGCGCCGTGCCGGGCGGCACCGGCACCACGCTCCTCGCGCTCCGCCTCTCGCGCCGCGGCAGCTCGGCGGCCGAGGCGGCCGTCCGCTCGCTCCAGAGCGCGCACCCCGTCCTCCGCGCCCACATCCGCGCCGCCTCCGCCTCCAGCCCCACCCTCGCCTTCCCCTCCACCGCGGCGCAGCCCGCCCTCGCGCCCCAGCCCTCCGCGCTCGACTTCAGCTCCCTCCTCGAGCGCGAGCTCAACAGCAACCCGTGGGCGTCCGACCCCGGGCCCGAGGGTGCGCCGGTGCTCTTCGCCGCGCTCTACGACCTGCCCCCGCCCTCGGGCGGCGCCGCGCTGTTCGTCCGGATCCACACGGCCGCGTGCGACCGCGCGGCGTCGGGCGCGCTGCTGAGGGAGCTCCTGGCGCATCTGGGAGGCGCGGGCgacccggaggaggaggaggcggcggcggtggaggcggGGTTGGAAGACAGGATACCGAAGCAGGACGCGTGGAAGCCGTTCTGGGCGCGTGGGGTGGACATGGTGGGCTACTCCATCAACGGGCTGCGCACGTCGACGCTGCCGTTCGAGGAGGCCGGCACGGCCAGGTCGACGCAGATGGTGCGCATCGCGTTCGGCCGCGAGGACACGAAGCGCCTGCTCGATGTGAGTTTTGCGTCACCTCATCATTTCCGGTAGAGTACATTTCACCGCTCGATGGGGTACTAAACCACATTGATGCGCTGCGTACTACTGTGCTAAATCTGATTTGCACATATAGATTAAAGGTACTTTGCACATTGTCATCTAGGCGTGCAAGGAGAACGGGGTGAAGCTTTGCTCGGCCATGGCTGCCGCCACGCTGCTAGCTGCACGGCAGTCCAAGAAGCTGGACAGTGGCCAGCAGGAGACGTACTCAGTGGCGACCCTGATCAACTGCCGCCAGTTTCTTGAGCCAGTTTTGGATGAtcacaacgttggtgagcccctgaaGCAAGCAACTCTAAAATTTTGTCATACTAttgtgtggtgtggtgtggtgtggtgtgatCGAGCTAATGTGCTAGCTAGGagaaagcttcaaatcatcaaacaCAACAGCTTTGACACCGTTACTCGTTGCAGGGTTCTTCTACTCTGCCATCACCAACACCCACAAGATACACGGGGAGGAAGGGCTGTGGGCGCTGGCCAAGAGGTGCCATGATTCCTACAGCAGTGCCAAGAACAGCAAGAAGCACCTCACCGACACCGCCGACCTCAACTTCCTCATGTGCCGGGCCATCGAGAACCCGCAGCTGACGACGGCCTCGGCGCTCCGGACGGCGCTCGTCTCCGTGTTCGAGGAGCCGGTCACCTACGACGGCCTGTCTGACCTGCAGAGCAAGGCTGGCGCGGAGCAGTACTTCGACTGCGCCACCGTGCACGGCATCGGGCCGTCGGTCGGCGTGTTCGACTCTATCAGGGACGGGCAGCTGGACTGCGCGTGCATGTACCCTTCTCCTCTGCATTCCAGGAAGCAGATACAGGAGATGTTCGACAAGGTGAAGCGGATTTTGGCCGAAGGGTGCAACGCCGGTGATGAGAAACTATGAAGAGAATTGGCCCTTTCCGTAAAT
Coding sequences within:
- the LOC123440498 gene encoding formin-like protein 6; protein product: MGGTFWDFFLPCPRIASPSRSRLPPRPPPPPPPPVPSPAAAAAASSLAPPPAAAASSLGSAQAAPAPPQPTAPRRRPPPPPTSTRATPPPSAASSPTCGPASPRCVCAAGLSLPSLTRPLPLLDETGGPAGAGRRRRGGGEAERRAGKLLPKDNIVFLHVI
- the LOC123440499 gene encoding uncharacterized protein LOC123440499, giving the protein MDPGTEHAGTAAWRSRAVCGTEYSWCRAVPGGTGTTLLALRLSRRGSSAAEAAVRSLQSAHPVLRAHIRAASASSPTLAFPSTAAQPALAPQPSALDFSSLLERELNSNPWASDPGPEGAPVLFAALYDLPPPSGGAALFVRIHTAACDRAASGALLRELLAHLGGAGDPEEEEAAAVEAGLEDRIPKQDAWKPFWARGVDMVGYSINGLRTSTLPFEEAGTARSTQMVRIAFGREDTKRLLDACKENGVKLCSAMAAATLLAARQSKKLDSGQQETYSVATLINCRQFLEPVLDDHNVGFFYSAITNTHKIHGEEGLWALAKRCHDSYSSAKNSKKHLTDTADLNFLMCRAIENPQLTTASALRTALVSVFEEPVTYDGLSDLQSKAGAEQYFDCATVHGIGPSVGVFDSIRDGQLDCACMYPSPLHSRKQIQEMFDKVKRILAEGCNAGDEKL